GAAGGAAAAGCGCAGGATAGAACTCGTTGCCGACTCGGGAACTACCAGCTAGCAGCTGCTAGATGGGTATCTTGTAGTAAAAGAGTGCGTCAACCGCAAGCGCCACGAATATCACGACCAGGTACGGCGCGGTTACCTTGTATGCTTTCCACGCAAACTCTGGTGTGGGGTTCTTGGTCAGCTTGTAGTGGTAGAGTAGCATGAGCGAACCGGACACTGCCGCGACTATGGCATAGAGGAGTCCCGGGCCGGGGTTCAAAAAGTAAAGGCCCACTGAAAACGGGAGCAGTATGGCAGTGTTGGCAAGGATGTAGCTTGCAGTTTTCTGGTTGCCGATGAGGACGGGAAGCATCGGGACGCGGACGCTTGCATACTCTTCGCGCGCCCGTATCGCAAGGCACCAGAAATGGGGTGGAGTCCACATGAACACCAGCCACCCGACGAGAAAGCCAAGCAGGTCCATCGAGCCCGTAACAGTGGCCCAGCCTGCCATTGAAGCCGCGCTTCCCGCAAAGCCGCCTATCACGATGTTCCAGGCGTTGCTGCGCTTCAGCCACGCCGTGTATATTATGACGTAAAAGAATATTCCAAGTGCTATCATGCCCGTCGCCATCGGGTTGAGGGTGAACCACGCAATGACTACCGACAGCGCGCTCACGCCAAGGCCGTACGCAAGGACGCTCTTTGCCGACAGCCTGCCTGCAGGAATCGGCCTTCTGGCCGTCCTTTCCATCACCTTGTCGATGTCGCGGTCGTAATAGTGGTTCAGAGCGCTTGCGCCCATCGAGGCAAGTGCGCCTGCAAGTGTGAGAAAGCCGAGCTTGAACCAGTCGACATCCCATGCTATGTCTGGCGTAGCGTCAAAGCGAGTAGCGGCAAGGTACGAAGTGACTGCCGTTATCACCAAGACGACTACTATTCTTGGTTTTGAAACTTCGACAAAGTCGCGTGCAGTCACGCTATGAGCCTCAAAGTCTGTAGCGCTGGCTTGCATTTAATTGATTCGGATATGTCAGTCAGACGATGAAACGCTTGAGATTTGACACCTGCAACCTGAAGAATGTCAGCACCTTGCGCTTTAAGATGGCGTGCTCGGCGTCTGAAAGCCCGCATGCGCACTTGTTGTTCTTGCTGTCCATGCTGTGCGCCTCCGCCACCGCGTACACCTTGGCTATTTTGTCCCTTGCCTGGGAAAAATCGTACAGGCCCTCGACTCCGTGGGCGTGCTCCAGCATGTCCAGTAGGTTCACAGTCGTGAGCCACGCGTCTGCGACGGTGTCGCCTTCGCCCACATCAAAAACGTCTGCTATGGACAAGATAGTATTATCAGCAGCAAGTCCTGCAAAACGCGGACATTAAGGCGCGCAGTCAACAATTTTAGAGGTGCAGAAAAGATTAATTATGCCAAAAATGCCCACCATAACCAAACATGACTGACTGGGACCTGCTGACACCCGGTATTGGTCTTACGTCCATCGGCATTGTTGGCGTAGGCATATCGCTTTCTGGCATTGCCAAGACTTTCATCGACGGCATGCACGCAGTCTCCCTTCTTACCATGTTCATCGGGATGATATTTCTCGCCTCCGGGCTCTTCAAGGACGGCTTTCCATCGACCGGCAGGGCCAAGTCCGCGACGTTTATCACGCTTGGCTTTCTAGTGACCTTTGGTGTCGCCGCCGCAGTAACTGTGAGCGTCCAGGTCCCGACAATCTTTGCGTACATTGGCCTCATGGCCATGATTGGAATACCCGGGGCAGTCCTTGCCGTCACGTCGTTCAGAAAGCCACAGTACGTCAAGGCTATGGGCGTGATATTCATCGCAGGAGCCGCGGTAGGAGGCATTACGTTCTACGCGTTTGGCCTCGTGACGCCCAAGCCTCCTCAACCCGCTGAGGAAGAGCAGCCTGCCGCTCCTGCGGCGCCGGCGGCCCCGCCGGCAAACGTCATCAAGGCAAGCATTCCTGCAGGCGCCTCCGCGCAGGGCAACCCTAGCTATGATCCTGACCCGCTGAGCGTTGCCAAGGGCGACGGCGTAGAGTGGACCAACAACGACAACGTGCCGCATACCGTCACGAGCAAGGCTGACAATGGCGAGATGTTCAACTCTAACATTATCGCTGCAAGCAAGACCTACCTTCTCAACACCGCCGACATTGCAGAAGGCGATTATCAATACTATTGCACCCTGCACCCGTTCATGGAAGGCACGCTAAAGGTCGGAGCGGCCGGTACCTCTTCTGGCGCCGGCGCCCAAGGAAACGCGACTTCAAGCGGTACTAACGCAACGGCTGGTGGC
The sequence above is drawn from the Nitrososphaera viennensis EN76 genome and encodes:
- the cyoE gene encoding heme o synthase, whose protein sequence is MTARDFVEVSKPRIVVVLVITAVTSYLAATRFDATPDIAWDVDWFKLGFLTLAGALASMGASALNHYYDRDIDKVMERTARRPIPAGRLSAKSVLAYGLGVSALSVVIAWFTLNPMATGMIALGIFFYVIIYTAWLKRSNAWNIVIGGFAGSAASMAGWATVTGSMDLLGFLVGWLVFMWTPPHFWCLAIRAREEYASVRVPMLPVLIGNQKTASYILANTAILLPFSVGLYFLNPGPGLLYAIVAAVSGSLMLLYHYKLTKNPTPEFAWKAYKVTAPYLVVIFVALAVDALFYYKIPI
- a CDS encoding cupredoxin domain-containing protein translates to MTDWDLLTPGIGLTSIGIVGVGISLSGIAKTFIDGMHAVSLLTMFIGMIFLASGLFKDGFPSTGRAKSATFITLGFLVTFGVAAAVTVSVQVPTIFAYIGLMAMIGIPGAVLAVTSFRKPQYVKAMGVIFIAGAAVGGITFYAFGLVTPKPPQPAEEEQPAAPAAPAAPPANVIKASIPAGASAQGNPSYDPDPLSVAKGDGVEWTNNDNVPHTVTSKADNGEMFNSNIIAASKTYLLNTADIAEGDYQYYCTLHPFMEGTLKVGAAGTSSGAGAQGNATSSGTNATAGGANAAASGENATAAGTTTANETNATTGSAPGATAGSPTAGATVTKVSIVLGSSTPTNGEYYVPAEVKTAVGSMVTWTNNDNVPHTVTSGKVIDNTPTPDKVFDSGIMNAGASYPYVFEKAGAYDYYCMLHPYMVGKVTVS